GCTGGCCCCTGCCTGGGCGCTGGGTCTGACACGGCGGACGCTCGGGCGGCTGGAACTGGTCAGGGCGGTGGTTCTGGCGGTGCTGACAACACTCTGCGCCCTGCCCCTCGGGCTGGCGCTGGCGTGGGTGCTGCTGGCCATCGTCAATGTCGAAGCCTTCGGCTGGCGGTTGCCGATGTTCCTGTTTCCCTCCGACTACCTCAAGCTCGCGGGCTTTGCACTTGTCGCGGCACTGCTCGCCGCCGCTTTGCCCGCACGGCGCATGGCCCGCACCCCACCCTCGGATTTGTTGAAGGTCTTTGCCAATGAACGCTGATCCCGCACGAAGGCTCCTCGCTGGTCTGCGACCGCTCCTCGCGGCGGTGCTGGCCCTCGTGGTGTGCAGCGGCACCGCTGTGGCACAGGGGTTCGCCGGATTGGGCAGTGATGCGGACGGATTTGCCATCCCCGCCCCCGATCCCTCCTTTGCGTTTCCGGCCGATCACGGCCCGCATCCCGACTACCGGATCGAATGGTGGTACCTGACCGCGAATATGACCGGTCCCGACGGCACCGCCTACGGGCTTCAGTGGACGCTGTTCCGATCCGCCATCGCGCCCGTCGCGACCGACGGCTGGGACAGCCCGCAGGTCTGGTTAGGCCATGCCGCTGTCACCACGCCCGACGACCACTTTGCCGCCGAACGATTTGCCCGTGGTGGCATCGGACAGGCGGGCGTGCGCGCCGAGCCCTTCGAGGCGTGGATCGACGAATGGCAGATGAGCGGACCGAGTTTCGACAACCTGCGCCTGCGTGCGGCGGGCGATGTCTTTGCCTACGATGTCGCGCTTTCCGCGCAAGGCCCGCTGGTTTTCCACGGCGACGGGGGATATTCGGTCAAGTCCGCGCAGGGACAGGCCAGCTATTACTATTCGCAGCCGTTCTTCGACCTCGAAGGCACGCTCACCCTGCCCGGCGGAGAGATCGCCGTGACCGGCACTGCATGGCTTGACCGCGAGTGGTCCTCGCAGCCGCTGGCCGCAAACCAGACCGGGTGGGACTGGTTTTCGCTGTCCTTCGACGGGGGCGAGAAACTGATGGGCTTCCGGCTGCGCGAGGCGGCGGGCGGGTCCTTTACTTCGGGCACATGGATCGCCGCCGATGGCAGCACGAGTGCCCTGCCCGACGGCGCGTTCACCGCAGAGCCGCTGGCCGAGACCGATGTGGCAGGGCGCACCGTGCCGACGCGCTGGCGGGTGACGGTGCCCGACCGTGCGCTGGACGTGACGGTTGACGCGGTGAACCCGCGCGCCTTCATGGATGTTTCGGTCCCCTACTGGGAGGGACCGGTCAGCGTCAGCGGCTCGCACGCGGGCCGCGGATACCTCGAGATGACAGGCTACGAGTAGCGACCTGCTCAGATCCGGCGGTCCACCCCTTCCCAATAGGGCGCGCGCAGACGGGGTTTGAAGATCTTGCCACTGTCCTCGCGCGGCAACCGATCGTGAAAGTCGATGGTGCGCGGCATCTTGAACCGCGCCAGCTTGCCTTCGAGGAACGCCATCACCTCCTGCGCATCGGGCTTCCAGCCATCGGCAGGCTCCACCGCCGCGACGATACGTTCGCCGAATTCCGGATCGGGCGCGCCAAAGACAGCCACATCGCGGATGAAAGACGCGCGCATCAGCACCGCCTCGATCTCGGCCGGGAAGATGTTGGCACCGCCCGAGATGATCATGTCTTTCTTGCGGTCCGTGATGAAAAGATAGCCCTCCGCATCAAGCCAGCCCAGATCGCCGACCGAGAAATGGCCGTGCTTCTCCGCGTTCCGGCGGCTTTCGGGGTCGTTGGAATAGTCAAACCCGCCGAACACATCCATGCGCGCGTAGATCTCGCCCACCTCGCCGGGGGGCAGCGGGGTGCCGGCCTCGTCCAGAATCATGATGGTGCCGCCCATCTGCATTCGGCCCGCAGTTCCGGGGCGTGCCAGCGCCTCCTGCGATGACACCATGGTCATGAAGCCGATCTCGCTTGCGCCATAGCTTTCCCAGAACACCGGCCCCCACCAGTCGATCATCGCGACCTTCAGGTCGTGGGGCCATGGCGATCCGGTCGAGACGCAGAATTCGACCGACGACAGATCGTAGCGGGCCCTGACCTCTTCCGGCAGCTTGAGCATCCGGCTCATCATCGTGGGGACAAGATAGATATGGGTGATCCGCTCCGCCTCGATGGTGGCAAGAAAGGCTTCGGGCTCGAATTTGGGAGCGACGATTACCGACACGCCCTCCGACACAAGCGCCGCGCTGGTGAGCGTGGAGGGAGCCGAGTGATAGATCGGTGCTGCCGTGAAAAACCG
Above is a genomic segment from Sulfitobacter sp. HNIBRBA3233 containing:
- a CDS encoding lipocalin-like domain-containing protein — encoded protein: MNADPARRLLAGLRPLLAAVLALVVCSGTAVAQGFAGLGSDADGFAIPAPDPSFAFPADHGPHPDYRIEWWYLTANMTGPDGTAYGLQWTLFRSAIAPVATDGWDSPQVWLGHAAVTTPDDHFAAERFARGGIGQAGVRAEPFEAWIDEWQMSGPSFDNLRLRAAGDVFAYDVALSAQGPLVFHGDGGYSVKSAQGQASYYYSQPFFDLEGTLTLPGGEIAVTGTAWLDREWSSQPLAANQTGWDWFSLSFDGGEKLMGFRLREAAGGSFTSGTWIAADGSTSALPDGAFTAEPLAETDVAGRTVPTRWRVTVPDRALDVTVDAVNPRAFMDVSVPYWEGPVSVSGSHAGRGYLEMTGYE
- a CDS encoding AMP-binding protein; the encoded protein is MTQPTVADFDTCVPRAELEARAARGAQALVAAGAGADVPVALILRNDLAQLEIMRAAAQAGTVIVALNWHGAADEVAAICEDSGARHVIIHRDLIADLRPALEGRQVIAVTPGKALCTAYGIDAAAAGACPEYPEWHDLVEATSPIAAREMMRPLMRYTSGSTGMPKGVRRTATGPRRDFEAVLARVGHEMMRLKSGSRFFTAAPIYHSAPSTLTSAALVSEGVSVIVAPKFEPEAFLATIEAERITHIYLVPTMMSRMLKLPEEVRARYDLSSVEFCVSTGSPWPHDLKVAMIDWWGPVFWESYGASEIGFMTMVSSQEALARPGTAGRMQMGGTIMILDEAGTPLPPGEVGEIYARMDVFGGFDYSNDPESRRNAEKHGHFSVGDLGWLDAEGYLFITDRKKDMIISGGANIFPAEIEAVLMRASFIRDVAVFGAPDPEFGERIVAAVEPADGWKPDAQEVMAFLEGKLARFKMPRTIDFHDRLPREDSGKIFKPRLRAPYWEGVDRRI